CCGTATTTGATCTTTTCCCATAGCGCCCAGGTCAGCGATGCGGTGGCGGCGGAAATATGCGTCACGGTCAGCGCCATGGCTGCGCCGCCGTCTGCTGCCAGTTGCGAGCCGCCGTTGAAGCCGAACCAACCAACCCAGAGCATGGCTGCACCGATGACCACGAAGCCGGGATTGTGTGGCGGGGTCGTACTGTTTTTGCGCGGCCCAAGGAAGACGGCAATGATGATCGCGGCAAGGCCTGCGGTTTCATGCACCACGATCCCGCCGGCAAAATCACGCACGCCGATGTCGCCAAAGATGCCGCCATCTGACAGCATGCCGCCGCCCCAGATCCAATGCACCACAGGCGCATAGCAGAGGAGCATCCACAGCCCGGAGAAGGTCAGCACAAAGCCAAACCCAACCCGCTCCACGTAGGCGCCGACGATCAGCGCTGGTGTGATGATGGCAAATGTCATCTGGAAGGCAAAGAACAGCACCTCGGGCAGGGTGCCTGCCAGGCTGTCTGCATCAACGCCGCTCAGGAACAGCTTGTCCAGCCCGCCCCAGTAACCGCTGGTGCCGCCGCCGAATGCGATGGAGTATCCCGCGACCAGCCACAGAACGCTCATCAAACAGGCAATTGCATAGCAGTGCATGAAAACGCTGAGCACATTTCGGGCACGTACCAGCCCGCCGTAAAACAACGCGAGACCGGGGAGCGTCATGAAGAGCACCAAAGCCGTCGCCACAATGATCCAGGCTGTATCAGCTCCGTTCATTTTGGGTTCCTTCCATCAAGATTGAGTGGTTGGAGGCCGACAAAACGCAAGAGAGATGCCAAAAGAAGCATCATGCGGTGCTGAAGTGCTGTTTTTTGCAGCTTTTAGCGAAGCGATTAATATTTGAGCGGGAAATGCGGCCTTTTGCCCGCTTTATGGACTTAATGTGAAATGACCCGTTCCAGCAGGGAAAG
This genomic stretch from Phaeobacter gallaeciensis harbors:
- a CDS encoding ammonium transporter, producing the protein MNGADTAWIIVATALVLFMTLPGLALFYGGLVRARNVLSVFMHCYAIACLMSVLWLVAGYSIAFGGGTSGYWGGLDKLFLSGVDADSLAGTLPEVLFFAFQMTFAIITPALIVGAYVERVGFGFVLTFSGLWMLLCYAPVVHWIWGGGMLSDGGIFGDIGVRDFAGGIVVHETAGLAAIIIAVFLGPRKNSTTPPHNPGFVVIGAAMLWVGWFGFNGGSQLAADGGAAMALTVTHISAATASLTWALWEKIKYGKASVVGIVTGTIAGLASITPASGFVGPVEALIIGAIAGILCQEAVNLVRNVLKIDDTLDVFAVHGVGGIFGTIMIAVFGAGSWAAQLGGLAVVGIFTTVVTVVLVKVVAAVTALRVDAEAETNGLDISAHGERAYDLSS